From the Lathyrus oleraceus cultivar Zhongwan6 chromosome 3, CAAS_Psat_ZW6_1.0, whole genome shotgun sequence genome, the window tgccaatcactggacttacatcagcatccgaaccaaacaaaaacacactggaacccgaatgccacttgatggacttacatcagcttccaagcacacaacaaccaaacaagttaatagggagtcgggaactcgagcctataactgtcaagcacacacaaaagaaaaaagaaaggtgcccggagtggtctcgcacgaccacctgcctacatacctcgtctggaacaaggatcagggcgatgtagttcccctcaacaggggaaaggaacacacgcaaaaaagaaaagggtgcccggagaggtctcgcacgacctcctgcctacatacctcgtctggaacaaggatcagggcgatgtagttcccctacataggggttgccatctgaacaaTGGACTTAgaaaggaggacaccagttgtgtcaaaggagagtgggcaatgtgttcacgtcctagcagtaggtgtcgcagctcgctgaatcgagtcttaggcagttacctctttgcaatagaacggattgacatgccacaggatcggagacgcacggaaaggtctagaagtgggggaagctctgccctagagttgtcatgcaatatgtacttaagtgttaggatttacaaatgggaatatctacctaatgttagcatgcaaagaatatggaaattctacctatgttatcatacaaaaggttctatctaatgggtgctacctaatcggaacaagaatcgacgaaaggagcgaggagaagtgttagggataaaggtagatggcgatgcatgaagcaatcgacttacaaggttgatggcgatgcataaagcaatcggcttacaaggttgatggcgatgcatagagcaatcgacttacaaaagggtggatgaatacgtgctggttctgttaggttttgaaaaaaatgattactcgacgttggatcgaggttttagtcttgttttgaaattgttatcgaatgttcattttaattcttgtattaacaggtgaataaagaatgaaagagtaaatattatacatttcatgggagagggatacatttgttatgaatgggggttgtcatggcaatcaagcaatataaatatatgcctcatacatcatacaagtaggcaacaatcaaacaataagatatTTAGACAAGTGcatgatcaaatcaaataatcaaagaaatgaaatgaatgagcattaaacaatgtatgagtgtaagtgcgaaggaaccggctcattgtaaggaagcccaagagtaagctatgtgaggtcgatggcgatgcttgaaaagcaatcgacttacaagggtgtgaaaatgggttcgatattaaatcgagaaaaatatggtttttatagtttgaaaaaatggtttttgaactatactaaaatacaacaactatgcattattaacaaatgaaatcATGAGTATAATATAAAAAGATATTAATCAACATAAAAAATGCTAAAGgaagataaaatcaaataaaaGGCAAAAAGTACCACCCATGAGTATCGAACCCCCTCCACCTAATGTTATGCAACTAACCTCTTTCCACTAGACCACTCAACAATATTTACTACTAAGATACTATCATAAATATATGAACTGGGCTAACAgatttaaaacaaaataaaaaaacaagataaacatttttatggttttttatTAAATAGaacaaaataaatatttttgtGGGTTTTCTATCTctgttaaaaaacaaaaataaactaaataaataaaaagtaaataataataataaaagaaaataaaaacataaatattttTCTGATTTTGTGTTAAAAATAAATAAGATTAAATAATagaagaaataaataaaaaagaaaaaagggaaatGGAAACAGAAGCTTGTCTCTCTCACTCGAGCTCAAACCTTCAGCAACAATGGCATCCTCACGCACTCGCCCATCTCATCCCTCTTACGACGCCGCTCATCAACAAAACCCTCTTACTTCCCAAAACCCAGTGAATCGCACTCTCTCAACTCTCACAAGTATTTCAAACAATAAGCATATGAGAAAGATAGGGAGAAAGAAACCTTACAAAATGTCGCAGTGGTGGCGGTGTAGGATGCGAAGAAACTGGCCTCCGGGTAAACGAACTTGGGACCTTAGGTTTTCCTGCTTCAGATTTTTGCCTCCAGCCTCTCTGTGAACAGTGGCCGCCTCTCACCTtttgaaattagggttttctCCCCCCTCATGAACAGTGGCCTCCTATTATATATCTCTCATCTCCTCTGCTCTCTGCTCTGCTTCCTGCTGTGTTGCTAAGCTTCCTCAGAGTAGTGGGAAGTCTGCTGTGCAGTGGACAGGTTTTGAATTTTGTCCATATCCAACTTGTGGTCCCCTTCTCAACCCTCTTCATTTTGAAAACTCTACTGTGGGTAAGAAACAATTCACCACTGTAACTCACTTAATTGAAAAATCTGTTTTTGGAGTTAACTGATTTTGCATCTCAAACATATGGAACTGTTCAGGAACATGAGAATTGAGCACTTCTTTATGGTGTTCAATTCCAGACTCCATCCTCACTTGGTTTTCTAGATTGGGAGACAACTGAGACTGATTGAATCCATCGTCATTGACCAAATGCTGAGGCTGCCGACTATGTAGTTTCAACTGAAATTGCTGTCGTGATTATGAATACTGTTCTAGCTGTTGCAATTGCTGGGGCCTTTGCTGATACCGTTGTTGAGAACGCAGAAAGGCATCTCTTGAAACCGATGAAGACTGAAACTTTTCCAATTGATTGACTGCTTGGGATTTCATATGAATAGCCTGCTGCATACCATGCAGACTTGAGTGACTGCTAATCAATGAATTAGTCTTGGGTATCGACGGCAGTTTTACGGAATTTGTGTTCTGAGTGTTCATCATAGACCCAAAAGATGCCACAGATCCATAAAAGTTTCCAGAAGCAAAAAGGGTCAACATTACTCATTCCATATCTATCACCCTGCAAGTGTTGATGTATATTTGAGAAGGGTTTGAAAATGGTGGTGAAGGTGCGGCGATTTATTGGGAGAGAAAGTGTTGTTCGCCGGATATATTGGTTTGGCTGCTGAGCAAGCAAAATCTGAAGGTTATAAAGTAGAGAGTGTGATTGTTGAGGATGATTGTGCTATACCACCACCACTAGAGATGGCCGGAAGAAAGGGACTGTTCTGGTTCATAAGGTTGCAGGAGCTGCTGCAGATGCTGGTCTTTCTCCTGCTGGTCTTTCTCTTGCTGATTTAGTTTTGAGATCTTGGTACTGCTGCAGTGGTTCCATAATCTTTGTTTCTCGATAATCTGGTAGGCTGACTGCTAACTCTGCTTGTTGCTCCATAGAGTCTCTAACAAGCTGGCTCAAAAATGCTACATCATCGGACATCATCCCCAGGCCTTTCAGCAACTTCGAACCAAGTTGTAAACTAGTCTCTGCATTTTCCAAAGTGGCATCCGTTGCACCTGCTTTCTTTAGATCTAAAAGATGTTTTGGATCTCGAGCTCTGGCATATATTGGAACTGCGGGAAAAGCCAATCGTAGCCTCTGAACAGCTTCAACTGATTTCTTCTTCTCAGTGAGCATAATCATGATAGCTTTTGGAGATGAGATACCGGCAGATTGAAGAACACCTGGACTTGATCCATCCCCGTAAATAATAGGAAAACCAAGTTTTTCTTCCTTCCTTTACAACCCTGGCATAATATCAAATACCACATAAGGCCATCCTATTGCATCACTATCTCCTTCTGAAGCCATTGGGTTGGACAGCAAATAATGTTTTTGAACCTTGCAACATCCTGTTGACCCTTGTGAGCAGGTTTAGGAAATACTTTATTTCTGCAGGCTTGTGAGCATTCTGAGGTGCACCAGAGTTCCTTTTAGCATGTCCAAGACTCTGCTTAGaaaacattcatcacagaaaCATTTCCAACATTCCGAGCTAGCTCCGTCATTAGGGAGACAGGCGATATACAATGATGAAAGAAGCAAAATTCACCGCGGAGCTCGAGATACAAAAGTTTCAACAGGACCTGGTGCGTTTCTAGTAAGCATTCCGATTTCAGCCAGCTTGTGCGGCTTACTGGTAGTTTGTGCATCAGCATGATCGCTAACCTGTCTTATGCTTGAAAAAATGCTAAATAGAGACAAGACAACATCCTTAAATAAGCTCCAGATCAATGCCAACATTACCAATGGCGTATTCAGGGTAACCGACCATTATTTCTCGAATAGAAGAAAAATGCCATTTGCGATCTTCGGTTGTACTACCATCCTGGAACTTATGCTGTTGAGTCTTAATCACGTGCGCACGTGGCTTTTTGTAGGTTATCAGAGCAGGAGCTTTGTAGTGGCGTTATGCTCGTAAGTTCTACCTTTGCAATTTAGACCGACGCGTCGACGTATTCTAATGCTACTGTTATCTGACATTTGCATGAATGCTTACTGCTGCTCAATCTTACACAGGAGCAGATCCCACACCTCCTTCTAGCTTCGCGTTCGAACTACTAGAGGCAATTGGGATTTAAGCAATTTATGCCCTTGTGAGCTGGAACTCCTTAGCACTAGGAACAAAACTACCAAGTGCAACCAGAATGTGAGAATATCTTACGGCGAAAAATCTACATCCTGCAGGATGCTCATAGCGAGGTGAACCAACATTCAGCATTCTTCCATTATAAAACATATCGAATGGACCAATGGTATTATGATCAGGCACAAGACTAGGAGCATGCTATTTTCCGTGTGGAATGAAGGCAAACGAGGTATCGTCTTTTGGTGAACCATAAGCGTCACTACTGAGAAGGTTCCACTCGGGACCAACCTTGGCAAGCACGGCAAAACCACTGGATATAGCTGGTGCGGGAAGTTCTAACCGATTCAATGCTTGAGAGCCTTTCTTCTTGGATCCTTGACTTGATGGCAAGCTTGGTTCGACAAGACTTTCTTTCCAAAGTTTCTCAAATTCACCGAAAGATGCAATTGTATAGTTGCTCAAACCTTCAGGAAAAGCATGTTCCTCTTGTCTATCGTCTTCAAAGTAGATTATATTTTGCAAGGATGTTACTTTTGATCTTATTGGTTCCAACTTATTCAACAGTTATGCGTCATAGATCGAGATATATATGATGGGACCAAAGCCACAAAAAGTGTTGCTGTCAAGCCAGCTCCGGAACCCTCAACCTCCTTCATTAATAGATAAGTATCCCACGAGGCAAAGGCTGAGAATAAAGGTGTTGTACACACAAACAGTTTCAACCGAGAGAGGTACGTTCAAAGAATTCAATAGTCACCACAAGGTGCCTGCTGTCAAGGTCAAACCAGGATAGACAGTCCTGCCAATGACAAATTCAGTGTTGGATCTTCACTTAATATTTCAATGTTTTCCAGGAAAATTCTATCCGCATCACTTTCTCCATTTTTGAATGTCCGTTGTCGCTCTTCTCGGAGGACTTATTAGGAACGGGCGGAATATGAAAAAAAACCGAGAAGATGTTTTGTTGGCAATGTTTTGCATTAACTCGCTATGATCTTCAGTACTTAGTATTGCAGACACAACCGAATTAATCATCACATACAGGAGCTCTACTTCTGGATAGCTGAGTGCAAGAGTGTGAAGAAAAGTCCATGTAGCCCTTCCAAGGTCTTCTTTAGTCATTATACTTGTAGTTGATGGTTGACCAGAATTAACACCTGCAATAGATACTTGACCAGAACTTACTTCAGCAGGAACATTTGGATTGTTCTGACCAGGCAAGGCACTCCTTTGTTGATACTGTGACGGCGAGAAACCAACTTGGCTTCCACTTTTAAACTCTGTCTCCTCCACCTTTGGCATTGCTGTTTTAAAATCTTGTTGGCTTTCAACAGACTGGTTATGTATGTTATGCGGATTCTGCTGGGGTGTTGACTGCCCAGATGGTAGCATGTTTGGCTGAATCTGCTGGGAGTTAGGTGGCCTGGGTGTAACCATGTTTGATTGATACCCCGTACAATGCATGTTCTGAGGAGTGAACTGAGGTGCTTGCGGTTGCACAACATGTGTACTATGATCCTGAGGATTAACTTGCCCAAATTGTTGTGGACGAATAACCTGCGGAGGCATCTGATGATGCATTTGCTGAAATTGCTGTCCTTGATACTGCATCATCTGCGGCCCATGAGGCTGCATCATCTGTAGTCTAGTTTGGTGTAACCCAGGCTGTTGCGTCGGCTGTGCAAGCTGTGAGTTCTGCTGCTGCTGGAAAGTATTGGGCAAGGCAAAGCAATCGGCATGGCTGACATATGGTTTCCCTTGGCTAGGTCATTTGTTTTCAAGGTTTGGTGTATTGTATTCTTGGTACGAGCTGTGAGTGATAAGCAAAGTATTATGTTGGATTGTTAGAGAACTCTTTCCTCCCTCAAGTGTCACAACACCCTTTCTACTAACCTTGCTCAATGCTTCGGCTATCATATTTCACTACTTCATGATTGTTCCCGGCACTGACTGCTGCCACATCAGCCAATTCACTATCTTCAACCTCTTTTGACATCAGTTTAAGTTCAGCTACAAGAGCTTTTGTTGTCTTCTCAATTCCACGTGCGATAAGCACAGGGTTTGCACCAGCTGCAACAACCTGGACACCTTCTGCAATAAGACCCTGAGCCAAAACAAACAGAAGTAGTGGTTCCATCACCAGCCAATTCATTCGTCTTGGAAGCGGTTCTTTTTGAATAATTGTGTGTTTTTTGATTTATTGCAGGGATATAGACTTGTAATATTGGAGGTCTTTTTGCATTGCAGATTTTGAAACATTGTTGCTGAACTACCATTGCTTTGCCATGTACTTGTTGTGTTTGGACTAATGGCTTGCTGATGATTGCAGCCTCATTGTGGCAGGTCAATTTGTGATTCTCATGCATTTGGTTATGGTGCATTACTTGGTAGGTTTATGTGTGTTGTTGCTGTTTTTCTCTCTTTTGCAGTTGGCAGGCAATTGCAGTTCAGTTTCATTGTGTGCAGTTGGATTTGGAGCGTCTTTAAAGTTCAGGTGCTCAGGGAGATGATCGGTCTTTTTTGCGTTTCGTCTGTTGGAGTTCATTCGGGTTTTCAGTTGTGATCAAGATCTCGCAACAGTGGACTTTTTTTGTGTTGCTGCAGAATTCCGGAGTCTATTGCGGTTCTCTTATATTTTCGGTTCAGCTCCATCGCTAGATTGGGTGGTATCTGGTCTCTCAGGCTACTGTCTGTTTGAAGTATTTGGAGTCTTTTCTTCTTTTTAGCCTTTGCTTTACATCTGGTGTAGCTTAGCTTGTAATggtttgatttttttttctgaATTAGTGTTCTTTTAAATGGTTAGAATGTTAATTGATATGCTATGTATGTTAACTGTTTTGTTGCCTGCTTTTGTGGCTGAATTCCTTTAAGACTGTACAGTAGAAACAACGTCATACCCAAAGCCATGATCAACAGGCCTCCATACCACTTCTTCATTTTCATTAAACCTTGAAGTAAATATAGGTGCTTCCAGTCATTCACCATTGAAGGATGCAAAACGTTCCAAAAATCTGAGATGTGAAACGCTGAAACTACTAGTCACCATTTTCATCAATAGCACTTCCATTATTACCAAATGTACACTCCAAGTATATTGTGATCTTGCAAAATGTACCCTTCAAAGAGTAAGATTCTCTAAAGCTAATCCATTCTCAAGCACATGCTTGACCatttaaaagaaataaaaaatgcCGGCCATTGATTCATTCAATACGCTCTAATCCATAATACAATAGAGTGATCAAAACATCAACAAGGATTATCTATTTATTAGCGGGATTATTTTTCTTTCATCCTTAACAAATATTCATGATGGCTCAAATTCCAAGCATTCGACCCAAAACCAACTTTCCTCCGATCCAACACTACATTGAAATCAACTTTCCCCTGATTCAAAACTACATTATGGTACCTGATATACCAACTCGTCCATAGGACAACACAAAACTTAAATCCAATCAAACCTTGGGCCATCATCTGAGTGTGAAGCAAAATTTATGACCTTACAGGTGATTGACTGggaaaaaatttcagggtcaaaatcggggtatgacagttgcccctatttaagcgtcttcaactagagaatatgaagcaggatgttcttcatatgatcatagtgggagatggttaaatactaagaaaacccggattttgatcctgaatccctatgaaataattaaccatgcctgtcataagaagcaatctcaaaagaagaatctGGCTGGTATGGTGaaaaatcggcctgagtaccgaaacagcaagttgacctggataccaaaataaatggtaacacaggaatacaCATGGCCTGAACGTCGCGCcttagtctgaacactaagcatcggaatacgagagtatcaatgttggtctgatcaccgaaaatctggtctgaacaccacttcgatcaGGAAATCGGAAaccggcctgaatgccacatcggtccggataccgcctcggtctgaacaccggaaaactagtctgaacaccacaagttcttcgtcctgattgttgagaacttcttcgatctggaatcggaaattggcctgaacgccacatcggtctggataccgcctcggtctgaacaccggaaaactggtctgaacaccacaagttcttcgtcctgactgttgagaacttcttcgatctggaatcggaaattggcctgaacgccacatcggtctggataccgcctcggtctgaacactggaaaactggtctgaacaccacaagttcttcgtcctgattgttgagaacttcttcgatctggaatcggaaattggcctgaacgccacatcggtctggataccgcctcggtctgaacaccggaaaactggtctgaacaccacaagttcttcgtcctgactgttgagaacttcttcgatctggaatcggaaattggcctgaacgccacatcggtctggataccgcctcggtctgaacaccggaaaactg encodes:
- the LOC127129072 gene encoding K(+) efflux antiporter 3, chloroplastic; translation: MIMLTEKKKSVEAVQRLRLAFPAVPIYARARDPKHLLDLKKAGATDATLENAETSLQLGSKLLKGLGMMSDDVAFLSQLVRDSMEQQAELAVSLPDYRETKIMEPLQQYQDLKTKSARERPAGERPASAAAPATL